Proteins encoded together in one Cicer arietinum cultivar CDC Frontier isolate Library 1 chromosome 4, Cicar.CDCFrontier_v2.0, whole genome shotgun sequence window:
- the LOC101495532 gene encoding nuclear pore complex protein NUP98A isoform X6, producing the protein MFGSSNPAFGQASSSPFGSSQSVFGQQNNSSNNPFAPKPFGTTTPFGSQTGNSMFGGTSTGVFGAAQTSSPFSSNTTFGASSSPAFGSSMPAFGASSTPAFGSSSSSFGGSSVFGQKPAFGGFGSTPTQTSPFGGATQPSQPAFGSVTQPSQPAFGSTTQPSQPAFGSSIFGSSTPFGASSQPAFGSTGTPAFGATSTPSFGATSTPAFGAASTPTFGSTSSPAFGSTGSAFGVSSAPVFGGGGAFGASSSPVFGSSSTSAFGTSSSPFGASSSPAFGASSTPAFSFGSTQAFGQSSSAFGTSSPFGSTTSAFGGQSSAFGSQTPTQAFGNTGIGQSGFGGQRGGSRVASYSATPEADSGTSGQTAKLESISAMPVYKEKSHEELRWEDYQLGDKGGPLASAPQPTGFNSNAGFNSSTTQTNAFSPSPVFGQSSANPFSSTTPNSNPFAPKTSTFSSGFGTSAPAFSSSAFGSSTSAAAPSIFGSSTSPFGANSSSQAFGSSTSLFNTAAQGTSSPFGSSIFGNTQPSQLFSSAAPTNAQSGSAFGQNTSPFGQTANFSQSSLFSSPSTGLAGSIFSSSASLTSNALTGFGQTAPSMSTPFQSAQPAQSSGAFAFSNFGQTQPAGASSFGGTPGIFGQNNFGIQATPQNSMVPQAAPITNPFGTLPALPQMSIGRVGTTPSVQYGISSMPAQDKPATVRISSLLTSRHLSQRRIKFPIRKYKNEGSKVPFFSDDEDTPTTPKADALFIPRENPRALIICPMEQWPGRASEKASSFKERYTSANENAENGVVVEQVQPIPTKNASNNEDHSPQKADMYKTLSGHRAGEAAIVYEHGADVEALMPKLRRSDYFTLPRIHELAAKERAEPGFCSHVKDFVVGRQAYGSIKFLGVTDVRGLDLESIVQFNNREVIVYMDDSKKPPVGQGLNKPAEVTLLNIKCFDKKTGQQYTEGPRIEKYKEMLKRKAEDQGAEFVSYDPSKGEWKFRVNHFSVYKLVDEDNWIQVDT; encoded by the exons ATGTTTGGTTCATCAAACC CAGCTTTTGGGCAGGCGTCATCGAGTCCGTTTGGCTCCTCGCAGTCAGTGTTTGGGCAACAGAACAATTCAAGTAACAATCCTTTTGCCCCTAAGCCATTTGGTACTACAACTCCATTCGGTTCACAAACTGGTAATTCCATGTTTGGGGGTACTTCCACAGGTGTATTTGGTGCAGCTCAAACGTCTTCTCCTTTCTCTTCCAATACTACTTTCGGTGCTTCGTCTTCACCTGCTTTTGGTAGTTCGATGCCTGCATTTGGGGCATCTTCAACTCCGGCTTTTGGTAGTTCATCGTCGTCATTTGGTG GTTCATCAGTTTTTGGTCAGAAGCCTGCTTTTGGAGGTTTTGGCTCTACTCCTACTCAAACAAGTCCATTTGGAGGTGCCACCCAACCATCACAACCAGCATTTGGAAGTGTCACCCAACCATCGCAACCAGCATTTGGAAGTACCACCCAACCATCACAACCAGCATTTGGAAGCAGCATATTTGGTTCCTCAACACCTTTTGGTGCATCATCCCAACCAGCATTTGGTTCAACAGGCACCCCTGCTTTTGGTGCTACGAGCACTCCTTCCTTTGGTGCTACTAGCACCCCTGCGTTTGGTGCAGCCAGCACTCCCACATTTGGTTCAACCTCAAGCCCAGCTTTTGGTAGCACAGGAAGTGCTTTTGGTGTGTCAAGTGCTCCCGTGTTTGGAGGTGGGGGAGCATTTGGGGCTTCAAGTAGTCCTGTATTTGGTTCTTCAAGCACATCTGCATTTGGTACTTCGAGCTCTCCATTTGGGGCCTCTAGCTCTCCTGCTTTTGGTGCTTCTAGTACCCCTGCTTTTAGTTTTGGCTCCACTCAGGCTTTTGGTCAGTCTAGCTCTGCATTTGGTACCAGCAGCCCATTTGGGAGTACAACCTCAGCTTTTGGAGGTCAGAGTTCTGCTTTTG GATCACAGACTCCCACTCAAGCTTTTGGAAATACTGGTATTGGGCAGTCAGGATTTGGTGGTCAACGAGGTGGAAGTAGAGTAGCTAGTTACTCAGCTACACCTGAAGCAGATAGCGGTACCTCTGGACAGACTGCAAAATTGGAGTCCATATCAGCCATGCCTGTTTACAAAGAAAAAAGCCACGAGGAGCTAAGATGGGAGGACTATCAATTGGGAGATAAag GTGGACCACTTGCCTCTGCTCCTCAGCCAACTGGTTTTAACTCAAATGCAGGCTTTAATTCATCTACGACACAGACAAATGCCTTTTCTCCTTCACCTGTATTTGGCCAATCATCAGCCAATCCTTTTTCTAGCACAACACCTAATTCTAACCCATTTGCACCAAAGACTTCAACATTTTCTTCTGGATTTGGAACCTCAGCTCCTGCATTCAGTTCATCGGCttttggttcttcaacatcagCAGCAGCACCTTCAATTTTTGGCTCATCCACATCTCCGTTTGGGGCTAACTCTTCGTCACAAGCATTTGGGTCATCTACATCCCTGTTTAATACTGCTGCTCAGGGTACATCTTCACCATTCGGCTCAAGCATTTTTGGCAATACCCAGCCGTCCCAATTATTTAGCTCTGCAGCCCCCACAAATGCACAGTCTGGTTCCGCTTTTGGTCAGAATACCTCCCCTTTTGGTCAGACTGCTAATTTTAGCCAATCAAGCTTGTTCAGTTCACCTTCAACTGGGCTTGCTGGAAGCATTTTCTCAAGCAGCGCATCACTCACTTCTAATGCTCTGACAGGTTTTGGTCAAACAGCG CCGTCCATGTCAACACCTTTCCAATCTGCACAACCTGCTCAGTCGAGTGGTGCTTTTGCCTTTAGCAACTTCGGCCAGACACAACCTG CTGGTGCAAGTAGCTTCGGTGGAACTCCAGGCATATTTGGTCAGAATAATTTTGGGATTCA AGCTACTCCCCAGAACTCTATGGTTCCACAAGCTGCGCCCATTACAAACCCATTTGGAACACTTCCTGCTTTGCCTCAGATGTCAATTGGTCGAGTTGGAACCACTCCTTCCGTTCAATATGGAATCTCTAGCATGCCT GCCCAAGACAAACCTGCTACTGTAAGAATATCCTCCTTATTGACTTCTCGCCACCTCTCTCAAAGACGAATCAAGTTTCCTATCAGGAAATATAAGAATGAGGGATCAAAG GTTCCATTCTTTAGTGATGATGAGGATACTCCAACCACACCAAAGGCTGATGCTCTTTTCATTCCGAGGGAAAATCCAAGGGCGTTGATCATTTGTCCCATGGAGCAGTGGCCTGGAAGGGCTTCAGAGAAGGCATCTTCTTTTAAGGAGAGATACACCTCAGCGAATGAGAATG CTGAAAATGGTGTTGTCGTGGAGCAAGTTCAGCCCATACCAACAAAAAATGCATCCAATAATGAAGACCATTCTCCGCAAAAGGCGGATATGTACAAGACACTCAGTGGTCACAGAGCTGGTGAGGCTGCCATTGTGTATGAACATGGAGCTGATGTTGAGGCACTAATGCCAAAGCTGCGACGGTCTGATTACTTCACACTGCCTCGAATACATGAACTGGCGGCCAAGGAAAGAGCTGAACCAGGATTCTGCAGTCATGTCAAGGACTTTGTGGTTGGAAGGCAAGCTTATGGCAGCATCAAATTTTTGGGTGTGACAGATGTTCGAGGGCTTGATCTTGAGTCTATCGTTCAGTTTAACAATCGTGAGGTGATTGTATACATGGATGATTCAAAGAAACCTCCTGTTGGACAAGGGCTGAATAAACCTGCTGAGGTAACACTCCTCAACATAAAATGTTTCGACAAAAAAACTGGACAACAGTACACTGAAGGGCCAAGAATCGAGAAATATAAAGAGATGCTCAAGAGAAAGGCTGAAGACCAAGGTGCTGAGTTTGTATCATATGATCCCAGTAAAGGAGAGTGGAAGTTCAGGGTCAACCACTTCAGTGTTTACAAGCTGGTAGACGAAGACAATTGGATACAAGTTGATACATAA
- the LOC101495532 gene encoding nuclear pore complex protein NUP98A isoform X4 has protein sequence MFGSSNPAFGQASSSPFGSSQSVFGQQNNSSNNPFAPKPFGTTTPFGSQTGNSMFGGTSTGVFGAAQTSSPFSSNTTFGASSSPAFGSSMPAFGASSTPAFGSSSSSFGGSSVFGQKPAFGGFGSTPTQTSPFGGATQPSQPAFGSVTQPSQPAFGSTTQPSQPAFGSSIFGSSTPFGASSQPAFGSTGTPAFGATSTPSFGATSTPAFGAASTPTFGSTSSPAFGSTGSAFGVSSAPVFGGGGAFGASSSPVFGSSSTSAFGTSSSPFGASSSPAFGASSTPAFSFGSTQAFGQSSSAFGTSSPFGSTTSAFGGSQTPTQAFGNTGIGQSGFGGQRGGSRVASYSATPEADSGTSGQTAKLESISAMPVYKEKSHEELRWEDYQLGDKGGPLASAPQPTGFNSNAGFNSSTTQTNAFSPSPVFGQSSANPFSSTTPNSNPFAPKTSTFSSGFGTSAPAFSSSAFGSSTSAAAPSIFGSSTSPFGANSSSQAFGSSTSLFNTAAQGTSSPFGSSIFGNTQPSQLFSSAAPTNAQSGSAFGQNTSPFGQTANFSQSSLFSSPSTGLAGSIFSSSASLTSNALTGFGQTAPSMSTPFQSAQPAQSSGAFAFSNFGQTQPAGASSFGGTPGIFGQNNFGIQATPQNSMVPQAAPITNPFGTLPALPQMSIGRVGTTPSVQYGISSMPAQDKPATVRISSLLTSRHLSQRRIKFPIRKYKNEGSKVPFFSDDEDTPTTPKADALFIPRENPRALIICPMEQWPGRASEKASSFKERYTSANENGLGSREACTTPNDRTGSEAKETENGVVVEQVQPIPTKNASNNEDHSPQKADMYKTLSGHRAGEAAIVYEHGADVEALMPKLRRSDYFTLPRIHELAAKERAEPGFCSHVKDFVVGRQAYGSIKFLGVTDVRGLDLESIVQFNNREVIVYMDDSKKPPVGQGLNKPAEVTLLNIKCFDKKTGQQYTEGPRIEKYKEMLKRKAEDQGAEFVSYDPSKGEWKFRVNHFSVYKLVDEDNWIQVDT, from the exons ATGTTTGGTTCATCAAACC CAGCTTTTGGGCAGGCGTCATCGAGTCCGTTTGGCTCCTCGCAGTCAGTGTTTGGGCAACAGAACAATTCAAGTAACAATCCTTTTGCCCCTAAGCCATTTGGTACTACAACTCCATTCGGTTCACAAACTGGTAATTCCATGTTTGGGGGTACTTCCACAGGTGTATTTGGTGCAGCTCAAACGTCTTCTCCTTTCTCTTCCAATACTACTTTCGGTGCTTCGTCTTCACCTGCTTTTGGTAGTTCGATGCCTGCATTTGGGGCATCTTCAACTCCGGCTTTTGGTAGTTCATCGTCGTCATTTGGTG GTTCATCAGTTTTTGGTCAGAAGCCTGCTTTTGGAGGTTTTGGCTCTACTCCTACTCAAACAAGTCCATTTGGAGGTGCCACCCAACCATCACAACCAGCATTTGGAAGTGTCACCCAACCATCGCAACCAGCATTTGGAAGTACCACCCAACCATCACAACCAGCATTTGGAAGCAGCATATTTGGTTCCTCAACACCTTTTGGTGCATCATCCCAACCAGCATTTGGTTCAACAGGCACCCCTGCTTTTGGTGCTACGAGCACTCCTTCCTTTGGTGCTACTAGCACCCCTGCGTTTGGTGCAGCCAGCACTCCCACATTTGGTTCAACCTCAAGCCCAGCTTTTGGTAGCACAGGAAGTGCTTTTGGTGTGTCAAGTGCTCCCGTGTTTGGAGGTGGGGGAGCATTTGGGGCTTCAAGTAGTCCTGTATTTGGTTCTTCAAGCACATCTGCATTTGGTACTTCGAGCTCTCCATTTGGGGCCTCTAGCTCTCCTGCTTTTGGTGCTTCTAGTACCCCTGCTTTTAGTTTTGGCTCCACTCAGGCTTTTGGTCAGTCTAGCTCTGCATTTGGTACCAGCAGCCCATTTGGGAGTACAACCTCAGCTTTTGGAG GATCACAGACTCCCACTCAAGCTTTTGGAAATACTGGTATTGGGCAGTCAGGATTTGGTGGTCAACGAGGTGGAAGTAGAGTAGCTAGTTACTCAGCTACACCTGAAGCAGATAGCGGTACCTCTGGACAGACTGCAAAATTGGAGTCCATATCAGCCATGCCTGTTTACAAAGAAAAAAGCCACGAGGAGCTAAGATGGGAGGACTATCAATTGGGAGATAAag GTGGACCACTTGCCTCTGCTCCTCAGCCAACTGGTTTTAACTCAAATGCAGGCTTTAATTCATCTACGACACAGACAAATGCCTTTTCTCCTTCACCTGTATTTGGCCAATCATCAGCCAATCCTTTTTCTAGCACAACACCTAATTCTAACCCATTTGCACCAAAGACTTCAACATTTTCTTCTGGATTTGGAACCTCAGCTCCTGCATTCAGTTCATCGGCttttggttcttcaacatcagCAGCAGCACCTTCAATTTTTGGCTCATCCACATCTCCGTTTGGGGCTAACTCTTCGTCACAAGCATTTGGGTCATCTACATCCCTGTTTAATACTGCTGCTCAGGGTACATCTTCACCATTCGGCTCAAGCATTTTTGGCAATACCCAGCCGTCCCAATTATTTAGCTCTGCAGCCCCCACAAATGCACAGTCTGGTTCCGCTTTTGGTCAGAATACCTCCCCTTTTGGTCAGACTGCTAATTTTAGCCAATCAAGCTTGTTCAGTTCACCTTCAACTGGGCTTGCTGGAAGCATTTTCTCAAGCAGCGCATCACTCACTTCTAATGCTCTGACAGGTTTTGGTCAAACAGCG CCGTCCATGTCAACACCTTTCCAATCTGCACAACCTGCTCAGTCGAGTGGTGCTTTTGCCTTTAGCAACTTCGGCCAGACACAACCTG CTGGTGCAAGTAGCTTCGGTGGAACTCCAGGCATATTTGGTCAGAATAATTTTGGGATTCA AGCTACTCCCCAGAACTCTATGGTTCCACAAGCTGCGCCCATTACAAACCCATTTGGAACACTTCCTGCTTTGCCTCAGATGTCAATTGGTCGAGTTGGAACCACTCCTTCCGTTCAATATGGAATCTCTAGCATGCCT GCCCAAGACAAACCTGCTACTGTAAGAATATCCTCCTTATTGACTTCTCGCCACCTCTCTCAAAGACGAATCAAGTTTCCTATCAGGAAATATAAGAATGAGGGATCAAAG GTTCCATTCTTTAGTGATGATGAGGATACTCCAACCACACCAAAGGCTGATGCTCTTTTCATTCCGAGGGAAAATCCAAGGGCGTTGATCATTTGTCCCATGGAGCAGTGGCCTGGAAGGGCTTCAGAGAAGGCATCTTCTTTTAAGGAGAGATACACCTCAGCGAATGAGAATG GGTTAGGCTCAAGAGAAGCATGTACCACACCGAACGATAGGACTGGCTCAGAGGCTAAGGAGA CTGAAAATGGTGTTGTCGTGGAGCAAGTTCAGCCCATACCAACAAAAAATGCATCCAATAATGAAGACCATTCTCCGCAAAAGGCGGATATGTACAAGACACTCAGTGGTCACAGAGCTGGTGAGGCTGCCATTGTGTATGAACATGGAGCTGATGTTGAGGCACTAATGCCAAAGCTGCGACGGTCTGATTACTTCACACTGCCTCGAATACATGAACTGGCGGCCAAGGAAAGAGCTGAACCAGGATTCTGCAGTCATGTCAAGGACTTTGTGGTTGGAAGGCAAGCTTATGGCAGCATCAAATTTTTGGGTGTGACAGATGTTCGAGGGCTTGATCTTGAGTCTATCGTTCAGTTTAACAATCGTGAGGTGATTGTATACATGGATGATTCAAAGAAACCTCCTGTTGGACAAGGGCTGAATAAACCTGCTGAGGTAACACTCCTCAACATAAAATGTTTCGACAAAAAAACTGGACAACAGTACACTGAAGGGCCAAGAATCGAGAAATATAAAGAGATGCTCAAGAGAAAGGCTGAAGACCAAGGTGCTGAGTTTGTATCATATGATCCCAGTAAAGGAGAGTGGAAGTTCAGGGTCAACCACTTCAGTGTTTACAAGCTGGTAGACGAAGACAATTGGATACAAGTTGATACATAA
- the LOC101495532 gene encoding nuclear pore complex protein NUP98A isoform X1, translating into MFGSSNPAFGQASSSPFGSSQSVFGQQNNSSNNPFAPKPFGTTTPFGSQTGNSMFGGTSTGVFGAAQTSSPFSSNTTFGASSSPAFGSSMPAFGASSTPAFGSSSSSFGGSSVFGQKPAFGGFGSTPTQTSPFGGATQPSQPAFGSVTQPSQPAFGSTTQPSQPAFGSSIFGSSTPFGASSQPAFGSTGTPAFGATSTPSFGATSTPAFGAASTPTFGSTSSPAFGSTGSAFGVSSAPVFGGGGAFGASSSPVFGSSSTSAFGTSSSPFGASSSPAFGASSTPAFSFGSTQAFGQSSSAFGTSSPFGSTTSAFGGQSSAFGSQTPTQAFGNTGIGQSGFGGQRGGSRVASYSATPEADSGTSGQTAKLESISAMPVYKEKSHEELRWEDYQLGDKGGPLASAPQPTGFNSNAGFNSSTTQTNAFSPSPVFGQSSANPFSSTTPNSNPFAPKTSTFSSGFGTSAPAFSSSAFGSSTSAAAPSIFGSSTSPFGANSSSQAFGSSTSLFNTAAQGTSSPFGSSIFGNTQPSQLFSSAAPTNAQSGSAFGQNTSPFGQTANFSQSSLFSSPSTGLAGSIFSSSASLTSNALTGFGQTAPSMSTPFQSAQPAQSSGAFAFSNFGQTQPAGASSFGGTPGIFGQNNFGIQATPQNSMVPQAAPITNPFGTLPALPQMSIGRVGTTPSVQYGISSMPAQDKPATVRISSLLTSRHLSQRRIKFPIRKYKNEGSKVPFFSDDEDTPTTPKADALFIPRENPRALIICPMEQWPGRASEKASSFKERYTSANENGLGSREACTTPNDRTGSEAKETENGVVVEQVQPIPTKNASNNEDHSPQKADMYKTLSGHRAGEAAIVYEHGADVEALMPKLRRSDYFTLPRIHELAAKERAEPGFCSHVKDFVVGRQAYGSIKFLGVTDVRGLDLESIVQFNNREVIVYMDDSKKPPVGQGLNKPAEVTLLNIKCFDKKTGQQYTEGPRIEKYKEMLKRKAEDQGAEFVSYDPSKGEWKFRVNHFSVYKLVDEDNWIQVDT; encoded by the exons ATGTTTGGTTCATCAAACC CAGCTTTTGGGCAGGCGTCATCGAGTCCGTTTGGCTCCTCGCAGTCAGTGTTTGGGCAACAGAACAATTCAAGTAACAATCCTTTTGCCCCTAAGCCATTTGGTACTACAACTCCATTCGGTTCACAAACTGGTAATTCCATGTTTGGGGGTACTTCCACAGGTGTATTTGGTGCAGCTCAAACGTCTTCTCCTTTCTCTTCCAATACTACTTTCGGTGCTTCGTCTTCACCTGCTTTTGGTAGTTCGATGCCTGCATTTGGGGCATCTTCAACTCCGGCTTTTGGTAGTTCATCGTCGTCATTTGGTG GTTCATCAGTTTTTGGTCAGAAGCCTGCTTTTGGAGGTTTTGGCTCTACTCCTACTCAAACAAGTCCATTTGGAGGTGCCACCCAACCATCACAACCAGCATTTGGAAGTGTCACCCAACCATCGCAACCAGCATTTGGAAGTACCACCCAACCATCACAACCAGCATTTGGAAGCAGCATATTTGGTTCCTCAACACCTTTTGGTGCATCATCCCAACCAGCATTTGGTTCAACAGGCACCCCTGCTTTTGGTGCTACGAGCACTCCTTCCTTTGGTGCTACTAGCACCCCTGCGTTTGGTGCAGCCAGCACTCCCACATTTGGTTCAACCTCAAGCCCAGCTTTTGGTAGCACAGGAAGTGCTTTTGGTGTGTCAAGTGCTCCCGTGTTTGGAGGTGGGGGAGCATTTGGGGCTTCAAGTAGTCCTGTATTTGGTTCTTCAAGCACATCTGCATTTGGTACTTCGAGCTCTCCATTTGGGGCCTCTAGCTCTCCTGCTTTTGGTGCTTCTAGTACCCCTGCTTTTAGTTTTGGCTCCACTCAGGCTTTTGGTCAGTCTAGCTCTGCATTTGGTACCAGCAGCCCATTTGGGAGTACAACCTCAGCTTTTGGAGGTCAGAGTTCTGCTTTTG GATCACAGACTCCCACTCAAGCTTTTGGAAATACTGGTATTGGGCAGTCAGGATTTGGTGGTCAACGAGGTGGAAGTAGAGTAGCTAGTTACTCAGCTACACCTGAAGCAGATAGCGGTACCTCTGGACAGACTGCAAAATTGGAGTCCATATCAGCCATGCCTGTTTACAAAGAAAAAAGCCACGAGGAGCTAAGATGGGAGGACTATCAATTGGGAGATAAag GTGGACCACTTGCCTCTGCTCCTCAGCCAACTGGTTTTAACTCAAATGCAGGCTTTAATTCATCTACGACACAGACAAATGCCTTTTCTCCTTCACCTGTATTTGGCCAATCATCAGCCAATCCTTTTTCTAGCACAACACCTAATTCTAACCCATTTGCACCAAAGACTTCAACATTTTCTTCTGGATTTGGAACCTCAGCTCCTGCATTCAGTTCATCGGCttttggttcttcaacatcagCAGCAGCACCTTCAATTTTTGGCTCATCCACATCTCCGTTTGGGGCTAACTCTTCGTCACAAGCATTTGGGTCATCTACATCCCTGTTTAATACTGCTGCTCAGGGTACATCTTCACCATTCGGCTCAAGCATTTTTGGCAATACCCAGCCGTCCCAATTATTTAGCTCTGCAGCCCCCACAAATGCACAGTCTGGTTCCGCTTTTGGTCAGAATACCTCCCCTTTTGGTCAGACTGCTAATTTTAGCCAATCAAGCTTGTTCAGTTCACCTTCAACTGGGCTTGCTGGAAGCATTTTCTCAAGCAGCGCATCACTCACTTCTAATGCTCTGACAGGTTTTGGTCAAACAGCG CCGTCCATGTCAACACCTTTCCAATCTGCACAACCTGCTCAGTCGAGTGGTGCTTTTGCCTTTAGCAACTTCGGCCAGACACAACCTG CTGGTGCAAGTAGCTTCGGTGGAACTCCAGGCATATTTGGTCAGAATAATTTTGGGATTCA AGCTACTCCCCAGAACTCTATGGTTCCACAAGCTGCGCCCATTACAAACCCATTTGGAACACTTCCTGCTTTGCCTCAGATGTCAATTGGTCGAGTTGGAACCACTCCTTCCGTTCAATATGGAATCTCTAGCATGCCT GCCCAAGACAAACCTGCTACTGTAAGAATATCCTCCTTATTGACTTCTCGCCACCTCTCTCAAAGACGAATCAAGTTTCCTATCAGGAAATATAAGAATGAGGGATCAAAG GTTCCATTCTTTAGTGATGATGAGGATACTCCAACCACACCAAAGGCTGATGCTCTTTTCATTCCGAGGGAAAATCCAAGGGCGTTGATCATTTGTCCCATGGAGCAGTGGCCTGGAAGGGCTTCAGAGAAGGCATCTTCTTTTAAGGAGAGATACACCTCAGCGAATGAGAATG GGTTAGGCTCAAGAGAAGCATGTACCACACCGAACGATAGGACTGGCTCAGAGGCTAAGGAGA CTGAAAATGGTGTTGTCGTGGAGCAAGTTCAGCCCATACCAACAAAAAATGCATCCAATAATGAAGACCATTCTCCGCAAAAGGCGGATATGTACAAGACACTCAGTGGTCACAGAGCTGGTGAGGCTGCCATTGTGTATGAACATGGAGCTGATGTTGAGGCACTAATGCCAAAGCTGCGACGGTCTGATTACTTCACACTGCCTCGAATACATGAACTGGCGGCCAAGGAAAGAGCTGAACCAGGATTCTGCAGTCATGTCAAGGACTTTGTGGTTGGAAGGCAAGCTTATGGCAGCATCAAATTTTTGGGTGTGACAGATGTTCGAGGGCTTGATCTTGAGTCTATCGTTCAGTTTAACAATCGTGAGGTGATTGTATACATGGATGATTCAAAGAAACCTCCTGTTGGACAAGGGCTGAATAAACCTGCTGAGGTAACACTCCTCAACATAAAATGTTTCGACAAAAAAACTGGACAACAGTACACTGAAGGGCCAAGAATCGAGAAATATAAAGAGATGCTCAAGAGAAAGGCTGAAGACCAAGGTGCTGAGTTTGTATCATATGATCCCAGTAAAGGAGAGTGGAAGTTCAGGGTCAACCACTTCAGTGTTTACAAGCTGGTAGACGAAGACAATTGGATACAAGTTGATACATAA